A genomic region of Arachis stenosperma cultivar V10309 chromosome 9, arast.V10309.gnm1.PFL2, whole genome shotgun sequence contains the following coding sequences:
- the LOC130948372 gene encoding uncharacterized protein LOC130948372 → MASATNVSAQISSIPMLNGSNFKVWKDTVEIVLGCMDLDTALREEKPTSTPENLNEVKIEKWEINRMSIMIMKRSIPEAFRGSITEDKDAKKFLKDVEKFFTKNEKRRQVVF, encoded by the coding sequence ATGGCTTCAGCTACCAATGTTTCTGCACAAATTAGCAGTATTCCTATGCTGAATGGTTCAAACTTTAAAGTTTGGAAGGATACCGTGGAGATTGTCCTCGGTTGTATGGATCTAGACACAGCTCTTCGAGAGGAGAAACCCACTTCCACTCCGGAAAATCTCAATGAGGTTAAAATAGAGAAGTGGGAGATCAATCGAATGAGCATTATGATCATGAAACGGTCAATTCCTGAGGCGTTTCGGGGCTCAATTACTGAGGATAAAGATGCCAAAAAGTTCCTAAAAGATGTTGAAAAATTCTTTACTAAGAATGAAAAGCGGAGGCAAGTAGTCTTTTGA
- the LOC130948369 gene encoding uncharacterized protein LOC130948369 encodes MAEDAKVAREAKLAQLLNQTFQDNNQISSTPKIQRVPLFWRQNPDFYKYCIPKLISFGPIHHANENLRQQGQHLKSQWTSLCIEEYSKQVPLYNGNKQTAANYLYGVVGDNIVELKELFAEDVIEEYSDEELIWMLFEDGCSLLYYMDHVDAEHPEELKLKLDQLMYIGRDIPLLENQLPIKLLQLLSKTQGADLDYLITNFMSMGEEKRSGRTTITIPIRNHILDFLRSFYFHTEIEQNIPNQNGGIQMPPPPRPRPRSSLVWQTYKNIRDLRKSGIKVKANKSDEWKWHDITFTSRWFGGELTLPLWIFSNVTHYFFRNLIAYEMCPDFHNNFECCCYLYFMDCLIDDAEDVKELRSAGVIQNLLLRDEEVAKFFNDIGHDLPAKMCNQIYTTDAAPISKKYIQVMRQIQQHYSSGWRTFLAETRSTYFSSPWSLLAFLAALLGLILAVLQTWYTIHSPTN; translated from the coding sequence ATGGCAGAGGATGCAAAGGTGGCAAGGGAAGCAAAGCTTGCCCAACTACTCAATCAAACATTCCAAGATAATAATCAAATTTCTTCAACTCCCAAGATACAAAGAGTTCCTCTTTTTTGGCGTCAAAATCCCGACTTCTACAAGTATTGCATACCTAAACTGATATCATTTGGTCCCATTCATCATGCCAACGAAAATTTGAGGCAACAAGGTCAACACTTGAAATCTCAATGGACATCCCTCTGCATTGAAGAGTACAGTAAACAAGTACCTCTTTACAATGGTAACAAGCAAACGGCAGCGAATTATTTGTATGGAGTTGTAGGAGATAACATTGTGGAACTGAAGGAGCTGTTTGCTGAGGATGTAATTGAAGAGTATAGTGATGAAGAACTTATTTGGATGCTGTTTGAGGATGGATGCTCTTTGCTCTATTACATGGACCACGTTGATGCTGAGCATCCAGAAGAACTGAAGCTAAAGCTTGATCAGCTGATGTATATTGGCAGAGATATTCCATTGCTGGAAAATCAACTTCCAATCAAACTTCTGCAGCTGCTGAGCAAAACACAAGGTGCTGACTTGGACTATTTAATCACAAATTTTATGAGCATGGGCGAAGAAAAGCGGAGTGGAAGGACAACCATCACAATCCCTATAAGAAATCATATACTTGATTTTCTTCGCTCTTTCTACTTTCATACAGAGATTGAACAGAATATCCCAAACCAAAATGGTGGTATTCAGATGCCTCCTCCTCCTCGTCCTCGTCCTCGTTCCTCCCTAGTTTGGCAAACTTACAAGAACATACGTGATCTCAGAAAATCAGGGATCAAGGTTAAGGCAAACAAGAGTGATGAATGGAAGTGGCATGACATCACTTTCACCTCAAGATGGTTTGGTGGAGAGTTGACACTTCCTTTGTGGATATTCAGCAATGTCACGCATTACTTCTTTCGAAACTTGATTGCATACGAGATGTGTCCGGACTTTCACAACAACTTCGAATGTTGTTGTTACCTTTATTTCATGGATTGCTTGATAGATGATGCTGAGGATGTGAAGGAGCTTAGATCAGCTGGTGTTATCCAAAATTTGCTTCTAAGGGATGAGGAAGTGGCCAAATTCTTTAATGATATTGGGCATGACTTACCCGCTAAAATGTGCAATCAAATATACACCACCGATGCTGCCCCCATTAGTAAGAAATATATCCAAGTGATGCGTCAAATTCAACAACATTACTCGAGTGGATGGAGAACTTTTCTGGCTGAAACACGGAGTACTTATTTCAGTTCTCCCTGGTCTCTACTTGCCTTTCTGGCTGCACTTTTAGGATTAATTCTCGCTGTTCTTCAAACATGGTATACCATACATTCTCCTACAAATTAG